aaaaaactactaatgTTATCTAACATAGATCCGCATCAAAACTTGTTAGTAAAGTATGCACCTTATGTTCTATATATCAATCAAAGTAAGACACAGTGTTCTAGTTACGCCCTTGTAGTACATACACTTATCGCGATTTTTATCATTCacttattataacaattttgcGTCACATTTTACACGATAAATTCGATAAAGTCACATGTTACTACAgcattaaaattgatttacagATCGTCAGTGGCTCAGAATAATGACGAATTACATATTCCTGTAGAAAATGACAATCAGTTTCCTCCCGACGATCACTCAGAGTCAGATTTGATCCCAACAGAGGGAAGTGGGGCGGGAGTGATAGAAGAACCACTGGAAGCAACAACTGGATTTTCACCACCGATACTTGAAGATGTGCAGTTATCAAATGCGTTTAccaatattgaaaatgttacaataGCAGCATCACAGTCTTGCCCTTCGCCATGCGTTTGCAACATAGAAGGCGATTCAACAAACTACGTGGTAGACTGTTCTAATTCTGGATTAACAGAACTGCCAAAATCTTTGGACCCAAAAACTACCAAACtgaatctacaaaacaataaGCTAACTGAAATACCAAAAGACATATCTGCATtgaaagaattaaaaatattaaatgtcaacaACAATGAAATAATGGATGTTAAAGCCGGGGTAAGTTCTAACTCTGTTTTATTGAGCTATAAATGACTCAGGTCTATGAACGAGTTTATATCGACTGAACGTTATCAAATGTAATGAATTGTTTAAGTGCCACAGCTACATtgtaaatatacctacatatacatTCACCCGCTTCCGTATAACTTTACAATTAATTGGAAGCCATCTAATGTGAGATAGAAAACAAGCTAAAACACTCGCCTCAGCATGCGTAATCAAAATATTCTGTGTATTGCTTATTTCTTTTTGCAACCTCCATGAGTAAGACAAAAGCCTATAAGTATATTAGTTTATAcccaatatttgttttagtatttaactAATTAAGCTTTAGGACAATATAAGAAGAAATTCTACTTCAATTAACAACAAACACGCGTTTGGTTCGTGAACGTTCACAATAATGATGACATGTATTCTATTTCAGTCGATAAGTGAATTACCTGAACTAACGTCTTTAAAACTGGGAAACAATCGACTGATAGAATTTCCAATCGATTTGAAGAATAGTTTCGGTTTAACGAAGTTAGAGGAACTTGACTTGGGAGGCAACGATATGAGAACGGTaaggttattttaatattctttaaaaatattatcaatatacaGTCTACTAATAtgatactaattaattaatcacgACCATCAAATGAATGTAATACAATTAACTATGTGCAAGAATTATATTAGGCTGTCAAAATTGCATTTATGGTCTGTTGTACAGTATCAGTATAGGAACAGGTAAGGTTCAACAAATATCTAATACTCATAACGATTCACCagtacaaaaaaacatttgaccAGGTAtgctaattttgtaaatataacatGTATTTAAGTAGACATAtttgctttatattttgtaattgtcataattttcattttcaggTCCTCAAACCAGAAACCTTTTCAAACTTCAAATCTCTTAAAAAGTTAATCTTACCCTCGGCTGCATCTGATCTAGTAAATGACGTATGCACATCGCTAAAAGAATCCTTAGAAACTGTATGTACAGGTTCCTGCGACACGAAGTCTATTGATTGCGCAGATGCACCACTTACTATCGATGAAGACCTTCTAGATGTTGCTTTGCCAGGATTGATCTCTTTGGATACGAAAGTTGATGAAACTGAAAACGCTGATCCTACCTTAGGTATCACACCTGATTTACCTCCAAATCAGGAtcataatgaaaataaagtagAAAGTCCACTAGAGGCCACTCAAGAAACTGATTCACCCATTACTCCACCCGTAGATGACAAAAACTCCGTAAATCAAGACAGTGTTCAAACTGCGACGGAAACTAACACTGCCGTTCCAGTCGATCAAGTTTCTTTAACACGAGGAAGTAACTTCGCAGCTTCGCCTAATAACGATACAGTGCCGGGTGTAGCTGGTGAGGGTTCAATAAATCAAGAAAATATTCCTATATCAACAGCGACCGGCAGTGAAAATAATGATGAAACAGACAAAGCTGATGATTCAGCTACGACTCCGGATGCTGAAATTACTTTCCGTTCTGCAGTCATAAAGGCATCTGGGGAACCATCAG
This genomic stretch from Anticarsia gemmatalis isolate Benzon Research Colony breed Stoneville strain chromosome 13, ilAntGemm2 primary, whole genome shotgun sequence harbors:
- the LOC142978020 gene encoding uncharacterized protein LOC142978020, with product MAPKHLFVLLLALFASSVAQNNDELHIPVENDNQFPPDDHSESDLIPTEGSGAGVIEEPLEATTGFSPPILEDVQLSNAFTNIENVTIAASQSCPSPCVCNIEGDSTNYVVDCSNSGLTELPKSLDPKTTKLNLQNNKLTEIPKDISALKELKILNVNNNEIMDVKAGSISELPELTSLKLGNNRLIEFPIDLKNSFGLTKLEELDLGGNDMRTVLKPETFSNFKSLKKLILPSAASDLVNDVCTSLKESLETVCTGSCDTKSIDCADAPLTIDEDLLDVALPGLISLDTKVDETENADPTLGITPDLPPNQDHNENKVESPLEATQETDSPITPPVDDKNSVNQDSVQTATETNTAVPVDQVSLTRGSNFAASPNNDTVPGVAGEGSINQENIPISTATGSENNDETDKADDSATTPDAEITFRSAVIKASGEPSEPVDVEPKVTTKAGAEVPTKSEGEVVGATTSGAKTGGVDKSVIGIIVAGMVLVIAGITIKKNWSSIRNRFSSSPRSAQDRTGVNANGTAPEEVPLQEKSPV